DNA sequence from the Lysinibacillus sp. OF-1 genome:
TTCAATTATCGTCGGACATAATCATCCAAGTGATATTGCTACTCCAAGCCCAGAAGATATCGAAGTAACTGAACGCTTGAAAGACGCAGGAAAGATTTTAGGGATTGATTTATTAGACCACCTGATAATTTGTACGGATTCTTTTACTTCACTGAAAGAGAAAGGTTATGTTTAATTACTATTCAAAATTGAACATAGATTTTAACAAGGTACCACTTACACAAAATCTATTAACATATAAAGACTAAAAGATTCAGTCGATCGATTTATCTTCGACTGAATTTTTTCCATCTATATTTATCATTAAGTAATACACGACCATTTTTAAAAATTAAACGTTCTTGTTGTTCTTGCTGCACCTGTTCTTCCTGTTCTTCCTGTTCTTTCAATACATCTAATTTATTTTGTTTCGTATCGTATAAAGTCTCATATCCAATTTTATAAATAAAAGGGTTCCAGTTAAACTGAACAATGTCATCAGTATCATCATTATATAAGTCTATGTACAGTTCTTCATTTTGTAGCATATAAAAGAAAAAATAATCTTTTTGTATTTCGGATGGAATATTTATTTGAGATTTCACATCAAATTCCTCTATAATTTTTTCTTTCATCGTATTTTTTAACATCTCAAAAATTTTAGTACTACAAAATAAGTTATCTTCAAATTTTAAAAATTTAGTTTCATAAGTCTCAAATAAATGGCACCGGGTTTTCATGCCTGAAAAATGTATTAAATGAGCACATAAATTAAAATTTGATCTTATTACACTTTTTAATTGGTCATTATTATCAATTGTCATATCAAATTTATACTTCACAGACGAATACTCATATATTCCCATCATTGAATTTAAATCGAATAAATTCGTTACCTTATTAAAAGCAAGTAAGCATAAAGATTTATTTATCTTTTTATTGTTAGTTTTTCGTAAATTTTTTATGTAATTTTCGAAATATGAACGTCCTTCTTCAGATTTTTCTAAATGACTATTTTGTAAATTATGTAAGCGTAACCTACGTTGATCTATTGGTTTCGATATCTTTTCACCAAATTTGATTTTACTTTCTATAGTTTTACTTAATGCATATACGTACCAAGGAAAAAGAATTTTTGGAAATAAATCGTAAATATCAATAGACACCAAATAGAAAAGGTCTTTTACATTTTCATCCAAACTAATCTCATTAAGAAATAAGTTGAATTCCTCTGAATTCTTAAAGAAAAATTCGGATGATAGATCTTTGAACTTTTTTTTGTTAGTTGATTTACTAAAAAATACGATTATATTTTGTACAGCATCATACAAAAGCTCCATAACTAAATCATCTTTTAAATACTGATAAAAATCTTGTATATCTTCTTTATCTTCTTCCCGTAATAAATTATAAAGATATTCTTCTATTTTTTTATTAAAAGAATTTATTTTAAACTTATTTCCTTCGTCCATAAACTCAATATTTAATAATGATCCTTTCTCGATGTCCATTAAATCTTTAAGGTAATTTACCATCTTAATTAATTCCTCCTTAAACTTACTTATTTTACTCTTTTATATATTTGATTTCAGTTTTCAAAATGAAAAAAAACTTTCAAAATGAAATACTGTTTACTAATTCCGAATTTCGTAGTATTAATTCTGAGCCATAACTCAAATATCATTTAGGAGTGAATACTATGAACAATGAAAAATTTACTAGCAAACTAAAGAAATTTATTGATTATTTAAAAGAAGGTGAACCAAAAGAACACAGTGAACAAAATAATTTTGCTATTCAAATTGGAATAAAAAAATCTCACTTATTTGGCTATAGCGACAACCCTTTACCATTAAATTGCGGAATTATTCTAATGGAATATAAAAATGAAATAATAATTTTAGGCCACTTAGATCAGAAGAAATTTTTATCTAATAACAACGAAAATTTTAAAGTGATTATTGCATCTGATGATAGAAAAAATGATAACCCAAAATTGTATGTGAATACGCCTGAAAAAAATTATTATATCGATAAAGACACATTATTATCTGATAATGAAAAAATATATATCTATTGGCAATATGGTAAAGATAATTGCTTAAGCATTATTTATCGTGACCAAGCTCAAAGTGAAACAAGATATGAGCACCTTTATTATGTAAGCGATGAAAGTATGAATCCCTTAAAAATAATTACTTATCACATTCTACAATATTTAGAAGATAAGCAACAAATTAAGGATGTGGGATTCGATGAAGAATGAATCTTCATTATTTGATCATAAAAATAAAGTGACAACAAACTTTAAAGTAACCAAACCTTTAATAGATAAAACTAAACTTGCGAGTAACTTAAAGAACTCTATTACCTTTGATTTATTAAATTCTGAAAAGCTTGCTAGCAATAAAGTCTTAATGGCTCGACAAATTGTGGAATCTTCTATCGATGATAAAAATATTAATTCAGTTTCTAAAATACAAAAAGAGTCAATCTTCTCATTAGCCAAGAAATTTGAAGATTTGTTTATTTTCAAAGTATTTGAAGATGTCTTACACGTATGGGACGAAATAAGGGGATATTATATTCCCCTTACTAATGAAAGTGCAGATTTGTTTTTCAGAAAAAGAGCACCTAACCAAATGAAACCAAATATAAATTCCAGAAATATAAAAGAGATTGTTAGTTGGATTAAAGCTGAATGTTCAATTCAATTACAGGAATTTGATCTCATAGATAATAGAAATTTAATTGCCTTTTCTAACGGGATTTTTAACCTTAAAAATAATATACTTTATGAATTATCTGCTAACTTCAATATTCGTTCTACATTAAATGCAAATTATAAGCCAAATATAAATCATAGTATTTATTTTGAACAATTCATGAGAGACATTTGTGATGCTGATAACAAACTCTACCAACGCATTCAAGAATTTTTTGGATATGTAATTTCAGAGATAAGGGATATAAAGATTATTTGTTTCTTAATTGGACCAAAGGACTCCGGGAAATCTATTATTTTAAAATTACTAGAGCACTTAATTGGCAATGATTTTTGTACAAACTTAAGTTTAGATGAATTAAATCAAAAAGAATATTTAAATCGATTATTATCAAAAAAATTAAATACTTGTGGTGAAGTAAGCGAAATATCGTTAAAAAGGCTCGACAGTCTTAAAAAATTATCAGGAGGGGATAAAATTATGTCAAAAGCTTTATATGATCAACCTACCTCCTTTATTAATCGATCCGCTTTAGTTTTTGCTGGGAATCATCTTCCTGAAATAAAAAACATTGATAAATCAAATGCTTTTAGTGACCGTTTACTTATTATTCCATTCGAAAATCAAATTCCAAAAGAAAAACAAGATCCTACTCTTTTCAACAAATTAATAAATGAAATCGATTATATCTATATCGCTAATTGGGCACTAGAAGGACTTATCAGATTAATTTCCAACAATTATCAATTCACAAATTCTCCAAAAAATGTACGTGCTTTGCAAAATTATAAAATCCAAAGTAATACTATAGAACAGTTTATAAATACACGCTGTAAATTCTCTATTTCAAGTAAGATTTATAAATCCGATTTAGAAAATGCATATTTTTCCTTCTGTGAAGATCATAATGTTTTGGCAGCTAGCAATAATGAATTTCATCGGTATTTAAAAGCATTGCCAAACATAATTTTTAAAAAATTCAGACTAGATGATGATAACAAAAACGGATATTTAGGAATAGATCTAAGAGATGAACAATAAGAAAGGAAGATTAGATGCATAATTTTGATCAAGACCTTTATAAAGAAATTATATCTATGCTCAATGACATTCTGTCCCAAACAATAACAAATGAATGGTTATCTATTAATTTAGCAGCAAAATATGTCGGCGTCTCCTACAATACCTTTATCAAGTTTCGTAACATGGGCTTAAAAATATGTGAAATTGACGGCATCAAACGAGTTTCAAGAAAGGAAATCGACCGTTTTTTAGAAGAATACAGCTATTAATCAGGCACTGTGAGAGGATTTTTCCCCAGTTAAATTATATATTATAACTGTGAGGATTAATCCTCTCTTTATATCTTGCCCCCGCAACGATACTAGGAGGAGCACTATGACAAAAAATAATTCTTCACCCATCAAAAGTTATGAAAACAAAGATGGAAAAATGTTATATAAATTCCAAGTTTATTTAGGTGTAGACGAGCTTACAGGTAAAGCTCGCAGTACTACCCGTAGAGGTTTTAAAACGAAAAAAGAAGCTGAACTTGCTTTAGCACGTATCAAACTTCAAGTCTCCGAAGGCACATACAAACAAAAAAGTACAGAGACATATCAGGAAGTATACGATCTTTGGATCTCTCAATACGAAAAAACTGTAGAAGAAAGTACATTTGTTAAAACAGTCGGCTACTTTAAAAATCATATCTTACCTTCTATGGGTAGTTATCGTATCGAGAAAATTACGATTTCTATTTGTCAAAAACATTACAATGAATGGGCTTCAAAAGTTAAAAAAGCTCGTACGATTAAGTCTTACGCTAAAAAGGTATTAGATTTTGCTATTGTGCATGGCTTTATTCAAACGAATCCCTTCATTCATGTTGAGACAAAAATTAAGAAAGCATTTACCGAGAGTGCTAAAGATGAAAATGAAAACTTTTATACAAAGGAAGAGTTAATTTCATTTTTAGAGAAAGCAAAGGATCACCTTAACTATAAAGCATATGCGCTATTCCGTTTGATTGCATATACAGGTATGCGTAAAAGCGAGGCATTAGCTTTAACATGGAATGATGTGAACTTTGTGGAAAGTGAGATAACTATTAATAAAGCCATCGGACGCGGGAAACAAACACAGCTTTATTTGAAGACTACCAAGACTGGTAAACCTCGTACGATCAAATTAGATGAAACAACTTTATCGATCTTGAAAGAATGGAATAAGATTCAAAAGCAGCAATATATTCAGTTAGGCATCAATACACTGAAGAAAAATCAATTGATGTTTAATAATACAAAAAACGATTTTATCCAGCCTAGTCAAGTTCAGAAGTGGATGTATAGTGTCCAAAACAAATACACTTTGAAGAAAGTGTCACCACATGGTTTACGCCATACGCACTGCTCTCTGCTATTTGAAGCAGGTGCAAGCATTAAAGAAGTTCAAGATCGACTTGGCCATTCTGACGTAAAAACTACATTAGACATTTATACACACGTCACAAAAAAGGCCAAAGAAGGAGCTATACAGAAGTTTGTGAGCTATTTAGAAGGTTAAATTTCCGACTGAGTTTTGACTAGAAATTGACTAGATATGAATGAAAACAGATGAAATTGGATGAAATTAAAAAAGTGCCAAAACCCTGTATTATCAAGGGTTTTGACACTCTGTGAAATCCTATGATTTCTAAAAAATGGAGACGGCGGGAGTCGAACCCGCGTCCAAAGACTCCAATACTTCAGCTTCTACGCGTGTAGTTTGCCTATTTAGGATTCACGTAACATTATGCCGACAAACAGGCGTCCTGTACGCTAACCTGGAAATCTCTTGCCGATGACTCAGGTGGTACCATCGACCGTATCCCACTAAAGTTGGGCCCCACGTTCTCTACATGGGCGATAGAGAGGCAGAGCGCTTACGAGCTTACGCTGCGAAAGCTAAGTTTTGTTGTTTGCCAGTTATTATATAACTGTCGTTGATGACGGAGCCGAGCCCTCCGACGCGCGACTAAAGCTTGAACCATCCCTGTCGAATCCGTAACGTCCCCTTGATATATGAATCGAAGCGGTTGGGCTTCGTTCAAACAAAGAGCTAGAATTGCTTCTAGTACGGTGGGAGCTTAAAGTACGCTTCCATGAAATCTGGCAATCAGTAATACATATTATAAAACAAAACTAGCGATAGTTCAAGTATCCCGCTATTGTATAAAAAATTGGCTTAAATACCTAGTATATCCGCTAGATTGGGCTTTCTATCCATCACTTTTGTTGTTCTATCCACCACTTTTCAATCTCTATCCATCGCTTTCGCTTTTCTATCCACCACTTTTCAATCTCTATCCGTCACTTTCGCTGTTCTATCCGCCTCGCCCAGCATCAACACCTAAAAAAGCTCACCAACAACAAGGTGAGCTTTCTCGAAATCTATTAATATTGATTTTTTGATTTGAAGGTACGTTCCATTTCGCGTTTGGCTTCTTTTTTGCGCATGTCGTTACGTTTATCGTAGTCTTTTTTCCCTTTGCCGATGCCGATTAAAAGCTTGGCATAGCCGTCTTTGATGTACATTTTCAATGGAACAATTGTGTAACCGTCACGTTTTACGGCACCGACTAGCTCGCCGATTTGCTTTTTATGGAGCAGCAGCTTGCGGGCGCGTAGTGGGTCGTGATTGAAACGGTTGCCTTGATCGAAGGGGCTGACATGCATGTTGCTAATCCATGCTTCGCCATTGGTGATTCGGACATAGGAGTCCTTTAGTTGGGCCTTGCCTGCACGGATGGATTTGATTTCTGTGCCGGTTAGGACCATGCCTGCTTCGATTGTTTCCTCAATAAAGTAATCATGTCCAGCTTTTTTGTTTTGTGCTAATACTTTTCCAGAACCTTTTGCCATATTCTTCACCCTCTACTTAAAGGTTGAGCATTAGCGAAAGCATCCTTACTTAGGACACTTTCGCTAATGCTTATTTACGTTTTGATTTTTTCTTTTTGTTTTTCTTTGCAATGCCCTCATAGAACTTTTGCTTTTGTTTCACGCGTTTTTTAGGACCTGGGCTTGAGTCTTCTTTGCGGCGACCACGCGGGTCACGATCGCTTTCACGACGTTCACCTTGCTTGGCGCTACGACTTCCACGGTCATCCTCTTGGCGACCGCCTCTACGGTTGCCACCGCGTCCGCCTTTTTCTTCGTCGCTGCGTGTGCTTCGTTGACTGCGTCCACCCTTGTTATCACTATAATTTTTACGTGCATGGATGACAGTAGGAGCTGCTTTACGTGTTCGTCCATATGAAGTTACCATTCCAACGATTTCAAAGTCAATGGATGACTCCTCAATAATGACATTGGCAACACGGACTGTCACTTCATCACCAATACGGAATTGACGATTTGTTCGTTCACCAATCATAATCATTTGACGATCATCGAAGCGGTAGTAATCATCTGTCATATTACTGATGTGAACAAGTCCTTCGATTGTGTTTGGCAGCTCCACGAAAATACCGAAGTTTGTAATGGATGAAACGATCCCTTCGAATTCCTCGCCAATTTTATCAGACATGTACTGTGCTTTTTTCAGAGCGTCCGTATCACGTTCTGCATCAACAGCACGACGTTCACGCTCAGAAGTATGGTCAGCAATTTCATCCATTGCCATACTCCACTGTGCAATCGTTTCTCTAGAAGTATCCTTATTAATTATATACGTACGAATTAAACGATGTACGATTAAGTCTGGATAACGACGAATTGGTGATGTGAAGTGTGTATAGAAATCCGTTGATAAGCCAAAGTGACCAAGGCTTTCAGGATAATATTTTGCCTGTTGCATCGAGCGTAGTAGCATTGTTGAAATAACGGGCTCCTCTGGCATACCATCAATGGCTTTTAAAACATCTTGCAGTGCCTTCGGATGCACTGTATTACCAGTACCTTTAATTAAAATACCGAAGTTCGTAACAAATTCAAAGAAGCGTTGGAGCTTTTCAGGCTTTGGATCTTCGTGAATACGGTATAGGAACGGTACATTCATCCAGTGGAAGTGCTCTGCAACTGTTTCATTGGCAGCAAGCATGAAATCCTCAATTAGCTTCTCCGCTACTGTACGTTCACGTAATTCAATATCAACTGGCCAGCCTTCTTCATTGACAAGGACTTTGGATTCTTTAAAGTCAAAGTCAATCGCCCCTCGTGTTTCACGTTTACGACGTAATATACCAGATAGCTCAGCCATATTTTTAAACATTGGCACAAGTGGCTCGTAGCGTTCGATTAGTGCCTCATCCTGCTCCTCTAAAATCATGTAAACGTCCTTATATGTCATACGCTCTGTCGTTTTAATGACACTTTGGAAAATTTCGTGTGAAATGACATTACCATTCCCATCAATAATCATTTCACAGGATAATGTTAGACGGTCAACTTGTGGATTTAATGAACAAATACCGTTTGATAGACGATGTGGAATCATTGGGATTACACGGTCTGTTAAATAAACACTTGTTGCACGGTCATAAGCTTCGATGTCAATGACTGAGCCTTGCGTAACATAGTAACTAACGTCTGCAATATGTACGCCAAGCTTGTAAGTACCATCTACATTTTTCGTTACGGTTACCGCATCATCCAAGTCTTTTGCGTCTGCACCATCAATTGTCACGATCGTTTCATGTCGCAAATCACGACGACCTACTAAATCTGCCTCTGTAATTTCATCTGGGACGCGTTGAGCAGCTGCGATGACTTCGTCTGGGAATTCAGGTGGAATGTCGTGCTTATATAAGATTGATAAAATATCCACACCTGGATCATTTTTATGCCCTAAAATTTTGGTAATATAGCCTGTTGCGGATTTTAAATCCTCTGGCCATGTCGCAACCTCAACAACAACCTTATGACCGTCAACAGCTCCTAATGTGTCTCCCTTTGCGATAAAGATATCCATCGGTAGCTTTTTATCGTCTAAGACAACAAAGCCAAAGCCTCGATTAGCCTGGAATGTGCCGACAAAGCTTGTTTGACCACGCTCGACGACCTTTGTGACAGTCCCTTCTCGTCGGTCCCCAAATGATTCTTTTAAGACACGAATTAAAACGATGTCTCCATTAATCGCACCATTAATTTCATGCGGTGGAATGAATACATCATCCATGCCCTCGACATCAGGTGTCACAAAACCGAAGCCCTTCGCATGTCCGATAAATTTACCTCTTAGCAAATTCATACGCTCTGGTAGACCATAACGATTGGAGCGAGAACGCACAACTAAGCCTTGCCCTTCCATACGGACAAGGGTTTTGACAAGCTCCTTGAACTCCTCAGCATCCTCAAAACCGAATTCATCCTCGATTTCACCGACAGTTAATGGTTTATAATCATCTTTGTTGAAAAAATCGAGTAAACGACTTTGTAGTGTATCTTTTTGGTCTTTCATACATATTCCCTCCTTCATGAGAAAATCCTATTTATAATTATTGTGCCCAATTTAGGCTTTCTAAAAAGCGATAAATATCTTCATGTAATTGATCTTTTTCTTGATCCAATGTAATAACATGTTTTGAGTTTTCATACCACTTGATATGCTTTTCAAGTGACTCAGTTTGATTATATATAATGTTGGCAGATTCTGTCTCTATTACTTCATCATTTGTAGCTTGTATGACAAAAATAGGCGCATAAATCATGTCAATTTCTTGTCGTGTACGGGCAATAAATTCACGTAGCTCCTGTAGAGATGGCATCCCTTTTTCAGCAATGAGTGCTACTTCTGCTTCAATTTGCTCATCTTGTTTTCCTAAGAACTTTTTATAATCCCTTGCATATTTCAAGACACCCTCAAACATAATGTCTGTTGTACGCATTGTCATAGGGGCGCACATTGTGACAATTCCTTTAACAGGATTATTTAATGCCACGTTTAGTGCCATCACACCGCCTAATGAAAGACCAGCGACAGCAATTTCTTGATAGCCAGCATCCTGTAACTGTTTGTAGGCGGCAACGACATCCTGCCACCAGTCTGCTGGACCTGTTGTGATTAGTTCTTCTGGTTCCACACCGTGACCTTTATAGTGAGGTGCCAAAGTAGTATACCCTTTTTTCTCTAAAAATCTACCAAGCATTCGTACATCTGCAGAGCTACCAGTAAAGCCGTGTAATAATAATACGGCACGTGGTCCTGCTTGAAAGAAAAATGGCTGTGATAATGATTTGTTCATTGTAAGCACTCCTTCATCCTAAAACACTCATCCATACTATACCCATTATAGCTATCTCGATTATGTCTAGCGAATAACAAGCTGGATCGCAAATTACAATTCAATTTTTGCTATGGAGAGAGAATTTACCATTTAGTTTTGATAAAAGAAAACGCCCAACCAATTTGGTTAGGCGATATATCTTCAACTATTAGATTTTTGTAATAGCAACTGCTAAAATGAAAAATAGTATAGCTAACACAATTGTTGCACGGTGAAGGATTAAATCCATACCACGTGCTTTTTGCTTTCCAAATAGTTGCTCAGCTCCACCCGAGATGGCACCTGATAAGCCTGCACTTTTACTAGATTGAAGTAATACCACAACGATCAACGCTAATGATACGATAACTAATGAAACTAATACTACTGTATGCATTCACTGCA
Encoded proteins:
- a CDS encoding DNA primase family protein; translation: MKNESSLFDHKNKVTTNFKVTKPLIDKTKLASNLKNSITFDLLNSEKLASNKVLMARQIVESSIDDKNINSVSKIQKESIFSLAKKFEDLFIFKVFEDVLHVWDEIRGYYIPLTNESADLFFRKRAPNQMKPNINSRNIKEIVSWIKAECSIQLQEFDLIDNRNLIAFSNGIFNLKNNILYELSANFNIRSTLNANYKPNINHSIYFEQFMRDICDADNKLYQRIQEFFGYVISEIRDIKIICFLIGPKDSGKSIILKLLEHLIGNDFCTNLSLDELNQKEYLNRLLSKKLNTCGEVSEISLKRLDSLKKLSGGDKIMSKALYDQPTSFINRSALVFAGNHLPEIKNIDKSNAFSDRLLIIPFENQIPKEKQDPTLFNKLINEIDYIYIANWALEGLIRLISNNYQFTNSPKNVRALQNYKIQSNTIEQFINTRCKFSISSKIYKSDLENAYFSFCEDHNVLAASNNEFHRYLKALPNIIFKKFRLDDDNKNGYLGIDLRDEQ
- a CDS encoding helix-turn-helix domain-containing protein, which translates into the protein MHNFDQDLYKEIISMLNDILSQTITNEWLSINLAAKYVGVSYNTFIKFRNMGLKICEIDGIKRVSRKEIDRFLEEYSY
- a CDS encoding site-specific integrase, with the protein product MTKNNSSPIKSYENKDGKMLYKFQVYLGVDELTGKARSTTRRGFKTKKEAELALARIKLQVSEGTYKQKSTETYQEVYDLWISQYEKTVEESTFVKTVGYFKNHILPSMGSYRIEKITISICQKHYNEWASKVKKARTIKSYAKKVLDFAIVHGFIQTNPFIHVETKIKKAFTESAKDENENFYTKEELISFLEKAKDHLNYKAYALFRLIAYTGMRKSEALALTWNDVNFVESEITINKAIGRGKQTQLYLKTTKTGKPRTIKLDETTLSILKEWNKIQKQQYIQLGINTLKKNQLMFNNTKNDFIQPSQVQKWMYSVQNKYTLKKVSPHGLRHTHCSLLFEAGASIKEVQDRLGHSDVKTTLDIYTHVTKKAKEGAIQKFVSYLEG
- the smpB gene encoding SsrA-binding protein SmpB: MAKGSGKVLAQNKKAGHDYFIEETIEAGMVLTGTEIKSIRAGKAQLKDSYVRITNGEAWISNMHVSPFDQGNRFNHDPLRARKLLLHKKQIGELVGAVKRDGYTIVPLKMYIKDGYAKLLIGIGKGKKDYDKRNDMRKKEAKREMERTFKSKNQY
- the rnr gene encoding ribonuclease R; this translates as MKDQKDTLQSRLLDFFNKDDYKPLTVGEIEDEFGFEDAEEFKELVKTLVRMEGQGLVVRSRSNRYGLPERMNLLRGKFIGHAKGFGFVTPDVEGMDDVFIPPHEINGAINGDIVLIRVLKESFGDRREGTVTKVVERGQTSFVGTFQANRGFGFVVLDDKKLPMDIFIAKGDTLGAVDGHKVVVEVATWPEDLKSATGYITKILGHKNDPGVDILSILYKHDIPPEFPDEVIAAAQRVPDEITEADLVGRRDLRHETIVTIDGADAKDLDDAVTVTKNVDGTYKLGVHIADVSYYVTQGSVIDIEAYDRATSVYLTDRVIPMIPHRLSNGICSLNPQVDRLTLSCEMIIDGNGNVISHEIFQSVIKTTERMTYKDVYMILEEQDEALIERYEPLVPMFKNMAELSGILRRKRETRGAIDFDFKESKVLVNEEGWPVDIELRERTVAEKLIEDFMLAANETVAEHFHWMNVPFLYRIHEDPKPEKLQRFFEFVTNFGILIKGTGNTVHPKALQDVLKAIDGMPEEPVISTMLLRSMQQAKYYPESLGHFGLSTDFYTHFTSPIRRYPDLIVHRLIRTYIINKDTSRETIAQWSMAMDEIADHTSERERRAVDAERDTDALKKAQYMSDKIGEEFEGIVSSITNFGIFVELPNTIEGLVHISNMTDDYYRFDDRQMIMIGERTNRQFRIGDEVTVRVANVIIEESSIDFEIVGMVTSYGRTRKAAPTVIHARKNYSDNKGGRSQRSTRSDEEKGGRGGNRRGGRQEDDRGSRSAKQGERRESDRDPRGRRKEDSSPGPKKRVKQKQKFYEGIAKKNKKKKSKRK
- a CDS encoding alpha/beta hydrolase, encoding MNKSLSQPFFFQAGPRAVLLLHGFTGSSADVRMLGRFLEKKGYTTLAPHYKGHGVEPEELITTGPADWWQDVVAAYKQLQDAGYQEIAVAGLSLGGVMALNVALNNPVKGIVTMCAPMTMRTTDIMFEGVLKYARDYKKFLGKQDEQIEAEVALIAEKGMPSLQELREFIARTRQEIDMIYAPIFVIQATNDEVIETESANIIYNQTESLEKHIKWYENSKHVITLDQEKDQLHEDIYRFLESLNWAQ
- the secG gene encoding preprotein translocase subunit SecG produces the protein MHTVVLVSLVIVSLALIVVVLLQSSKSAGLSGAISGGAEQLFGKQKARGMDLILHRATIVLAILFFILAVAITKI